The following proteins are encoded in a genomic region of Nocardioides sp. cx-173:
- a CDS encoding GH1 family beta-glucosidase — MPDLPYPQLPPGFRFGTSTASYQIEGAAAEDGRGPSVWDTFTHEPGHIKDASTGDVACDHYHRYPEDVALMEGLGTTGYRFSIAWPRIQPTGSGRPLEKGLDFYDRLIDTLLEHGQQPMATLFHWDLPQALEDDGGWLNRATIDRFAEYAAIVGERYADRVEHWIPVNEPNVVTLMAYAVGMHAPARTLMFDSLPVAHHLLLAHGRAAIALRTAGATSVGCANNHAPMWPASDQPADVGATKLFDAIWNGLFLEPMLLGRYPVDLQPLLDEVVLPGDLATIRQPLDFYGVNYYNPMRIGAAPEDAEMPFELRELLGYPVTDFGWPVVPDALREWLIMFRARFRAALPPIIVTESGCAYNMGPDEAGVVDDQPRIDYLDAHLRAVQTAIERGVDVRGYYTWSLLDNFEWAEGYTQRFGLVHVDFETQQRTPKRSYQWYADMIAAQPGR; from the coding sequence GTGCCCGACCTGCCGTACCCCCAGCTCCCACCCGGTTTCCGGTTCGGGACCAGCACCGCGTCGTACCAGATCGAGGGTGCCGCCGCTGAGGATGGACGCGGGCCGAGCGTGTGGGACACGTTCACCCACGAGCCGGGTCACATCAAGGACGCCTCGACCGGTGACGTCGCCTGCGACCACTACCACCGCTACCCCGAGGACGTCGCCCTGATGGAGGGCCTCGGCACCACCGGCTACCGCTTCTCGATCGCGTGGCCGCGCATCCAGCCGACCGGGTCCGGCAGGCCGCTCGAGAAGGGCCTGGACTTCTACGACCGCCTCATCGACACCCTGCTCGAGCACGGGCAGCAGCCGATGGCGACGCTCTTCCACTGGGACCTGCCGCAGGCGCTCGAGGACGACGGCGGCTGGCTCAACCGCGCGACGATCGACCGGTTCGCCGAGTACGCCGCGATCGTCGGCGAGCGCTACGCCGACCGCGTGGAGCACTGGATCCCGGTCAACGAGCCCAACGTCGTCACGTTGATGGCCTACGCCGTGGGGATGCACGCCCCCGCGCGCACGCTGATGTTCGACAGCCTGCCGGTCGCCCACCACCTGCTGCTCGCCCACGGCCGGGCCGCGATCGCGCTGCGCACAGCGGGCGCCACGAGCGTCGGCTGCGCCAACAACCACGCCCCGATGTGGCCCGCCAGCGACCAGCCGGCCGACGTCGGCGCCACCAAGCTGTTCGACGCCATCTGGAACGGGCTCTTCCTCGAGCCGATGCTGCTCGGCCGCTACCCCGTCGACCTGCAGCCACTGCTGGACGAGGTCGTCCTGCCCGGCGACCTGGCGACGATCCGCCAGCCGCTCGACTTCTACGGCGTCAACTACTACAACCCGATGCGCATCGGCGCCGCGCCGGAGGACGCGGAGATGCCGTTCGAGCTCCGCGAGCTGCTCGGCTACCCGGTCACCGACTTCGGCTGGCCGGTGGTCCCCGACGCGCTGCGCGAGTGGCTGATCATGTTCCGCGCCCGCTTCCGCGCGGCCCTGCCGCCGATCATCGTCACCGAGTCCGGCTGCGCCTACAACATGGGCCCCGACGAGGCCGGCGTCGTCGACGACCAGCCGCGCATCGACTACCTCGACGCCCACCTCAGGGCCGTCCAGACCGCGATCGAGCGGGGCGTCGACGTTCGCGGCTACTACACCTGGTCGCTGCTCGACAACTTCGAGTGGGCCGAGGGCTACACCCAGCGCTTCGGCCTGGTCCACGTCGACTTCGAGACCCAGCAGCGCACCCCGAAGCGCTCCTACCAGTGGTACGCCGACATGATCGCCGCCCAGCCGGGCCGGTAG
- a CDS encoding pirin family protein, whose protein sequence is MTATIRRASARFADRADGRVTHHAFSFGQHYDPEHASFGPMLCHDDHLLGSGRGFDPHRHADLEVVSWVVSGALLHGDETGDTAVVEPGSVAVLSAGAGTSHAEHSAPGGPTRFVQVWLTPDERGTTPSYDVVPVDLVRNELVPVAAGDGSAPARVGVAGATFSVARLDEGATLALPDAPLVHVFVATGALTRSSLAEPLSAGDALLLTDETGRSVTAAVPTELLVWTFAG, encoded by the coding sequence GTGACCGCCACCATCCGCAGGGCTTCAGCACGCTTCGCCGACCGGGCCGACGGGCGGGTGACCCACCATGCCTTCTCGTTCGGGCAGCACTACGACCCCGAGCACGCGTCGTTCGGTCCGATGCTCTGCCACGACGACCACCTGTTGGGCTCCGGACGGGGCTTCGACCCGCACCGCCACGCCGACCTCGAGGTCGTCAGCTGGGTCGTCTCGGGGGCGCTCCTCCACGGCGACGAGACCGGCGACACCGCGGTCGTCGAGCCCGGGAGCGTCGCGGTGCTCTCCGCCGGAGCGGGGACCTCCCACGCGGAGCACTCCGCGCCCGGCGGGCCCACCCGCTTCGTCCAGGTCTGGCTCACCCCCGACGAGCGCGGCACGACGCCGTCGTACGACGTGGTGCCGGTCGACCTGGTGCGCAACGAGCTGGTGCCGGTCGCCGCGGGCGACGGCTCGGCGCCGGCACGGGTCGGGGTCGCGGGCGCGACGTTCTCGGTGGCGCGCCTCGACGAGGGCGCCACGCTGGCGCTGCCGGACGCCCCGCTCGTCCACGTCTTCGTGGCCACCGGCGCGCTGACCCGGTCCTCGCTCGCCGAGCCGCTCTCGGCCGGCGACGCGCTCCTGCTCACCGACGAGACCGGGCGCTCGGTCACCGCCGCCGTCCCCACCGAGCTGCTCGTCTGGACGTTCGCCGGCTGA
- a CDS encoding RNA polymerase sigma factor has protein sequence MTGAIEDVWRAELPHVLGALVRRYGDFDACEDAVQEAFVDATAQWERDGPPERPRAWLVRVASRRLVDRWRSESARADRELRVAATEVGPGPVESADDTLELLLLCAHPSLSTASQVALALRAVGGLTTEQIAAGFLVPATTMGQRISRAKATLRDAGARFGVVAPAELAARWGAVRHVLYLVFNEGYAASGGDRLVDVSLTDEAIRLCRLLRERVPEDDETAGLLALMLLTAARTPARADAAGDLVRLADQNRSRWDHALVAEGVALLEQVLPRGRVGRFQLEAAIAAVHDEAGCSEDTDWLQVATLYAMLHEVAPSPAVTLSRAVAVAMTDGPLVGLALTDPLLDDRAMRRHHRLHAVRAHLLELAGRTPEAVSAYRVAAGLATSIPEQRYLNARAAALG, from the coding sequence ATGACCGGCGCGATCGAGGACGTGTGGCGCGCCGAGCTGCCGCACGTCCTCGGCGCCCTGGTCCGCAGGTACGGCGACTTCGACGCGTGCGAGGACGCCGTCCAGGAGGCGTTCGTCGACGCCACCGCCCAGTGGGAGCGCGACGGCCCGCCCGAGCGACCCCGCGCGTGGCTGGTCCGGGTCGCTTCGCGCCGCCTGGTCGACCGGTGGCGCAGCGAGAGCGCGCGCGCCGACCGGGAGCTGCGCGTCGCCGCCACAGAGGTCGGGCCGGGACCTGTCGAGTCCGCGGACGACACGCTCGAGCTGCTCCTGCTGTGCGCCCACCCGTCACTCTCCACCGCCTCCCAGGTGGCGCTCGCCCTGCGCGCGGTCGGTGGTCTCACGACCGAGCAGATCGCCGCCGGCTTCCTGGTCCCCGCGACCACGATGGGGCAGCGGATCAGCCGCGCGAAGGCGACCCTGCGCGACGCCGGTGCGCGCTTCGGGGTGGTGGCCCCGGCCGAGCTGGCCGCACGATGGGGCGCCGTCCGCCACGTGCTCTATCTCGTCTTCAACGAGGGGTACGCCGCCAGCGGCGGGGACCGGCTCGTCGATGTCTCGCTCACCGACGAGGCGATCCGGCTGTGCCGCCTGCTGCGCGAGCGGGTGCCCGAGGACGACGAGACGGCGGGGCTGCTGGCGCTGATGCTGCTGACCGCCGCTCGCACGCCGGCGCGAGCCGACGCGGCCGGGGACCTGGTGCGACTGGCCGATCAGAACCGCTCACGGTGGGACCACGCCCTGGTCGCGGAGGGCGTGGCGCTCCTGGAGCAGGTCCTGCCCCGTGGCCGGGTGGGCCGCTTCCAGCTCGAGGCGGCGATCGCCGCCGTCCATGACGAGGCCGGGTGCTCCGAGGACACCGACTGGCTCCAGGTCGCGACGTTGTACGCGATGCTGCACGAGGTGGCGCCCAGTCCCGCCGTCACCCTGAGCCGCGCCGTCGCCGTCGCGATGACCGACGGCCCCCTGGTGGGGCTCGCCCTCACCGACCCGCTGCTCGACGACCGTGCGATGCGGCGTCATCACCGGCTGCACGCCGTGCGAGCGCACCTGCTGGAGCTGGCCGGACGCACGCCCGAGGCAGTCTCGGCCTACCGGGTCGCCGCCGGCCTGGCCACCAGCATCCCCGAGCAGCGCTACCTCAATGCTCGCGCCGCGGCGCTCGGCTGA
- a CDS encoding YciI family protein, with amino-acid sequence MKYVILIHSNPQPWGHPTGEYNAGFQALPAAERARMDREFEELLTELHQNGELVTGEALGDPATATVYRWESGDTLATDGPYSEVKEHLAGFFMIDVGDRERAEQVARRFANPGDTIELRPAMWPGGGDD; translated from the coding sequence ATGAAGTACGTCATCCTGATCCACTCCAACCCGCAGCCGTGGGGGCACCCGACGGGGGAGTACAACGCAGGGTTCCAGGCGCTTCCGGCCGCGGAGCGCGCGCGCATGGACCGCGAGTTCGAGGAGCTGCTCACCGAGCTGCACCAGAACGGCGAGCTGGTCACCGGTGAGGCGCTCGGCGACCCCGCGACCGCGACGGTCTACCGCTGGGAGTCGGGCGACACGCTGGCCACCGACGGACCGTACTCGGAGGTCAAGGAGCACCTGGCCGGCTTCTTCATGATCGACGTGGGCGACCGCGAGCGGGCCGAGCAGGTGGCCCGACGGTTCGCCAACCCCGGCGACACCATCGAGCTCCGCCCGGCGATGTGGCCGGGTGGCGGCGACGACTGA
- a CDS encoding diacylglycerol/lipid kinase family protein: protein MSSPRSFCFLVNPASGGGAAPEAVVPVARELRSAGATVEVTYSPGPKAMDSLVDAAVDRGDVVVSVGGDGMLSSLVGAVSLRGGTLGLLPAGRGNDFARMLGLPADASAQARVLLEGEVRAVDLLAFCAPDGAAVRHIAGSVHSGVDARAAEIVDRARWVPRRAQYPYAALRALATYQPARFRVSIDGETREYPAACVVVANSGYYGNGMLIAPSARLDDGLLDVVVIEAAGKLELMRSLPKVYDGAHVSLPEVTVLTGRRVEVAADGRRSAVPVGGDGESLGSLPGLAGLAAVVEVLPGALSVVC from the coding sequence GTGAGCTCACCGCGCTCGTTCTGCTTCCTGGTCAACCCCGCCTCCGGGGGCGGGGCCGCCCCCGAGGCCGTCGTCCCGGTCGCCCGGGAGCTGCGCTCCGCGGGAGCGACGGTCGAGGTGACGTACTCACCGGGTCCCAAGGCCATGGACTCCCTCGTCGACGCCGCCGTCGACCGCGGCGACGTCGTCGTCTCCGTCGGCGGCGACGGGATGCTGTCCTCGCTGGTCGGGGCGGTCTCGCTGCGCGGCGGCACCCTCGGCCTGCTGCCCGCGGGTCGTGGCAACGACTTCGCCCGCATGCTCGGCCTGCCCGCCGACGCGTCGGCGCAGGCCCGCGTGCTCCTGGAGGGCGAGGTGCGCGCCGTCGACCTGCTGGCGTTCTGCGCGCCGGACGGCGCCGCCGTCCGGCACATCGCCGGGTCGGTCCACTCCGGCGTCGACGCCCGTGCCGCCGAGATCGTCGACCGGGCCCGCTGGGTGCCCCGGCGCGCGCAGTACCCGTACGCCGCCCTCCGCGCGCTGGCGACGTACCAGCCGGCCCGGTTCCGGGTCAGCATCGACGGCGAGACCCGCGAGTACCCCGCCGCCTGCGTCGTCGTCGCCAACTCCGGCTACTACGGCAACGGCATGCTGATCGCCCCGTCCGCGAGGCTCGACGACGGCCTGCTCGACGTCGTCGTGATCGAGGCGGCCGGCAAGCTGGAACTGATGCGCTCGCTGCCCAAGGTCTACGACGGCGCCCACGTCTCGCTGCCCGAGGTCACCGTCCTCACCGGCCGCCGGGTCGAGGTCGCCGCCGACGGCCGCCGCTCCGCCGTGCCCGTCGGTGGCGACGGCGAGTCGCTCGGCTCCTTGCCCGGCCTCGCCGGCCTCGCCGCGGTCGTCGAGGTGCTGCCGGGGGCGCTGTCGGTGGTCTGCTGA
- a CDS encoding FAD-binding oxidoreductase yields the protein MTRFVQSEMHPQRWGSPDAASDLPASARGLIEMAFGLDERPASPAVSVPAPRIAEGLLEGLRELVGDEHVVTDDEVRRLRTRGKSTPDLLRARAGDLDDAPDVVVRPDCHEQVAAVLAFAVEHHLAVVPFGGGTSVTGGLVAQREGFAAVVSLDLVRMKRLLAVDQVSMTAVLEPGLRGPEAESLLAEAGLTLGHYPQSFEYATIGGFAATRSSGQSSAGYGRFDALVVGLRVATPRGELVLGSAPANAAGPDLRQLVLGSEGAFGVITSVTVRVRRRPAESLYEGWHWPSFDAGADAMRTLAQTGLLPTVLRLSDEAETAINLARPDEIGGESAGGCLMIVGYEGEPAANAAKRAAVTAVLEGLGGRCLGEEPGRAWAHGRFHAPYLRDSLLDVGVLVETLETATFWSNRERLYTDVKTALESALGEGTLVLCHVSHVYETGCSLYFTVAAKESADPLPQWQAAKAAASDAMVAAGATITHHHAVGTDHRPWLTQEIGELGASILRAVKADLDPTGILNPGVLVP from the coding sequence ATGACGCGATTCGTGCAGTCCGAGATGCATCCCCAGCGCTGGGGCAGCCCCGACGCCGCCAGCGACCTGCCGGCGTCGGCGCGCGGGCTCATCGAGATGGCGTTCGGCCTCGACGAGCGTCCGGCGTCCCCGGCGGTGTCGGTGCCGGCTCCGCGGATCGCCGAGGGGCTGCTGGAGGGGCTGCGTGAGCTCGTCGGTGACGAGCACGTCGTGACCGACGACGAGGTGCGCCGGCTGCGCACCCGCGGCAAGTCGACGCCCGACCTGCTCCGGGCCCGCGCCGGCGACCTCGACGACGCGCCCGACGTCGTCGTACGGCCCGACTGTCACGAGCAGGTGGCGGCGGTTCTCGCGTTCGCCGTCGAGCACCACCTCGCCGTCGTCCCCTTCGGCGGCGGGACCTCGGTCACCGGCGGGCTGGTCGCGCAGCGCGAGGGCTTCGCCGCAGTGGTCTCGCTCGACCTGGTCCGCATGAAGCGGCTCCTGGCGGTGGACCAGGTGTCCATGACCGCCGTGCTGGAGCCCGGCCTGCGCGGCCCGGAGGCGGAGTCGCTGCTCGCGGAGGCGGGCCTGACGCTGGGGCACTACCCGCAGTCGTTCGAGTACGCGACCATCGGCGGCTTCGCCGCCACCCGCTCCAGTGGTCAGTCCAGCGCCGGCTACGGCCGGTTCGACGCGCTCGTCGTCGGGCTGCGAGTGGCGACCCCACGTGGTGAGCTGGTCCTCGGCAGCGCCCCCGCCAACGCCGCCGGACCGGACCTGCGCCAGCTGGTGCTCGGCTCGGAGGGCGCCTTCGGCGTGATCACCTCGGTGACCGTGCGAGTGCGTCGCCGGCCGGCCGAGAGCCTCTACGAGGGCTGGCACTGGCCGTCCTTCGACGCCGGTGCCGACGCCATGCGCACGCTCGCCCAGACCGGGTTGCTGCCGACGGTGCTCCGGCTCTCCGACGAGGCCGAGACGGCGATCAACCTGGCCCGCCCCGACGAGATCGGGGGCGAGTCGGCCGGCGGCTGCCTGATGATCGTCGGCTACGAGGGCGAGCCCGCGGCGAACGCCGCCAAGCGGGCCGCGGTCACCGCCGTGCTCGAGGGGCTCGGCGGCCGCTGCCTGGGGGAGGAGCCGGGCCGGGCGTGGGCGCACGGCCGCTTCCACGCGCCGTACCTGCGCGACTCGCTGCTCGACGTGGGCGTGCTGGTCGAGACCCTGGAGACCGCGACCTTCTGGTCCAACCGCGAGCGGCTCTACACCGACGTCAAGACCGCGCTGGAGTCGGCGCTCGGCGAGGGCACCCTGGTCCTCTGCCATGTCTCGCACGTCTACGAGACCGGCTGCTCGCTCTACTTCACGGTGGCGGCCAAGGAGTCGGCCGACCCGTTGCCGCAGTGGCAGGCGGCCAAGGCCGCGGCGAGCGACGCGATGGTCGCGGCCGGCGCGACGATCACCCACCACCACGCGGTCGGCACCGACCACCGGCCGTGGCTCACCCAGGAGATCGGCGAGCTCGGCGCCTCAATCCTGCGCGCGGTCAAGGCCGACCTCGACCCGACCGGGATCCTCAACCCGGGGGTGCTGGTGCCGTGA
- a CDS encoding TetR/AcrR family transcriptional regulator — protein MTSLRNTPGDPRDAYLDAARACILDVGWRRTTLTEVARRAGVSRMTIYRSWSDMPTLLGDLMTREWTGVVQAAVAAEGADRPAVDRLVSGIVGTVRVLRENELFVRIVELDPELVLPYVLSRRGRSQDLILSLTEAAIRDAQAAGEVRAGNPVAIARGLLLATHGFVLSAHTMVDDLASEQELDAELTTLLTRSLAP, from the coding sequence GTGACGTCACTTCGTAACACCCCCGGTGACCCGAGGGACGCCTACCTGGACGCGGCGCGGGCCTGCATCCTCGACGTCGGCTGGCGGCGTACGACGCTCACCGAGGTCGCCCGCAGGGCCGGGGTGTCGCGGATGACGATCTATCGCAGCTGGTCGGACATGCCCACCCTGCTCGGCGACCTGATGACTCGCGAGTGGACCGGCGTCGTGCAGGCCGCGGTGGCCGCCGAGGGCGCGGACCGGCCGGCGGTCGACCGGCTGGTGTCCGGCATCGTCGGCACGGTACGGGTGCTGCGCGAGAACGAGCTGTTCGTCCGGATCGTCGAGCTCGACCCCGAGCTGGTCCTGCCCTACGTGCTCTCCCGGCGCGGCCGCTCGCAGGACCTGATCCTCTCCCTCACCGAGGCCGCGATCCGCGACGCCCAGGCGGCCGGCGAGGTCCGCGCGGGCAACCCCGTCGCGATCGCCCGCGGCCTGCTGCTGGCCACGCACGGCTTCGTGCTGTCGGCGCACACCATGGTCGACGACCTGGCCAGCGAGCAGGAGCTCGACGCCGAGCTCACGACGCTGCTCACCCGCAGCCTGGCGCCATGA
- a CDS encoding glycerol-3-phosphate dehydrogenase/oxidase, whose translation MTTPTAGAPTGPATRITPGLAGAPEDVDLVVIGLGITGAGVALDAVTRGLSVLAVDAHDLAFGTSRWSSKMVHGGLRYLAQGQVGVARESAVERGILMEVTAPHLTRPMPMLVPLNSSVSRVQERLTHAGLLAGDGLRRSAGTDEETLPRPRRLTATEALAMAPPLRSAGLRGGLLSWDGRVEDDARLVANVARTAASYGAHVRTRARVLAATGTAVELRDELTGEARSVTARVVVNATGVWAGDVVEEVALRPSRGTHLVLRQDTLPGLSVSVFAPIPGSTSRFVLVLPQPDGTVYVGLTDEAADGPVPDVPQPTDPEIGFLLDVVSAAFERQLRREDVVGAFAGLRPLLATSGPDDAPDPADPPDAGDPEGRGETADLSRRHAVLLSRTGVVTVVGGKLTTYRQMAEDAVDAAVRAAGLDVGPCRTRTLPLLGAAPRPVLAALEQPARLVRRFGTDAELVLASAREVTGLGDEELLAPIAATVPVTLAELVFGVTHEGAADVDDLLDRRTRVGLVPTDRPLAVPAAERALALARGQEGSAHRGR comes from the coding sequence ATGACCACTCCCACGGCCGGCGCGCCGACCGGGCCGGCCACCCGCATCACCCCGGGGCTGGCCGGAGCGCCGGAGGACGTGGACCTGGTCGTGATCGGGCTCGGCATCACCGGCGCGGGCGTCGCGCTCGACGCGGTGACGCGCGGGCTGAGCGTGCTCGCCGTGGACGCCCACGACCTGGCGTTCGGCACCTCGCGCTGGTCGTCGAAGATGGTGCACGGCGGCCTGCGCTACCTCGCGCAGGGCCAGGTCGGGGTCGCCCGCGAGAGCGCGGTCGAGCGGGGCATCCTCATGGAGGTCACCGCTCCGCACCTGACCCGGCCGATGCCGATGCTGGTGCCGCTCAACTCCTCGGTCAGCCGGGTCCAGGAGCGGCTCACCCACGCCGGGCTGCTCGCCGGCGACGGCCTGCGACGCAGTGCGGGCACCGACGAGGAGACCCTGCCGCGCCCGCGCCGCCTCACCGCGACCGAGGCTCTGGCGATGGCGCCGCCGCTGCGCTCGGCCGGGCTGCGCGGCGGCCTCCTCTCCTGGGACGGGCGGGTCGAGGACGACGCCCGTCTGGTGGCCAACGTCGCGCGCACCGCCGCGTCGTACGGCGCCCACGTGCGCACCCGTGCCCGAGTGCTCGCCGCGACCGGCACCGCCGTGGAGCTGCGCGACGAGCTGACCGGGGAGGCCCGCTCGGTGACCGCGCGGGTCGTGGTCAACGCCACCGGCGTGTGGGCCGGCGACGTGGTCGAGGAGGTCGCGCTGCGTCCCAGCCGCGGCACCCACCTCGTGCTCCGCCAGGACACGCTGCCGGGCCTCTCGGTCTCGGTGTTCGCCCCGATCCCCGGCTCGACCAGCCGCTTCGTCCTGGTGCTGCCGCAGCCCGACGGGACGGTGTACGTCGGACTGACCGACGAGGCCGCCGACGGGCCCGTCCCCGACGTCCCGCAGCCCACGGACCCCGAGATCGGCTTCCTGCTGGACGTGGTGTCGGCCGCGTTCGAGCGGCAGCTGCGGCGCGAGGACGTGGTCGGCGCGTTCGCCGGCCTGCGCCCGCTGCTGGCCACCTCCGGCCCGGACGACGCCCCCGACCCGGCCGACCCGCCCGATGCGGGCGACCCCGAGGGGCGCGGCGAGACGGCGGACCTGTCGCGACGCCACGCCGTCCTGCTCAGCCGCACCGGCGTCGTGACCGTGGTCGGCGGCAAGCTCACGACGTACCGGCAGATGGCCGAGGACGCCGTCGACGCCGCCGTGCGCGCCGCCGGCCTGGACGTCGGGCCCTGCCGCACGCGCACGCTGCCGCTGCTGGGCGCCGCGCCCCGGCCGGTCCTCGCCGCGCTCGAGCAGCCGGCCCGGCTGGTGCGCCGCTTCGGCACCGACGCCGAGCTGGTCCTCGCCAGCGCCCGCGAGGTCACCGGCCTCGGTGACGAGGAGCTGCTCGCTCCGATCGCCGCGACCGTCCCGGTCACCCTCGCCGAGCTGGTCTTCGGCGTCACCCACGAGGGCGCGGCCGACGTCGACGACCTGCTCGACCGGCGTACCCGGGTGGGGCTCGTCCCCACCGATCGGCCCCTCGCCGTCCCCGCCGCCGAGCGCGCACTCGCCCTCGCCCGCGGACAGGAGGGCTCGGCGCACCGCGGCCGATGA
- a CDS encoding sigma-70 family RNA polymerase sigma factor, translating to MTTDEASTSRTSESTTHTQELADFDTLTERYQRELLAHCYRMSGSVHEAEDLVQETFLRAWKASADFQGRSSVRTWLYKIATNVCLTNLEGRPRRPLPAGLGTPDQLAGDALERDHEVAWLEPVPDAAVVVAERDSIRLAFVAALQHLPARQRAVLIMRDVLRWSAAEVAAALDTTTAAVNSALQRAHAQLKQRGLTEDSVEPALTSAQEQLLERYVEAFWRKDIATIVQLLTAEAVWEMPPFTSWYVGATNIGDLIDTQCPGGTHDMPMLKTSANGQPAFGLYMRAQDGSGFVPFHLQVLELDGDRVKHVGAFFGLDFTRFGLPAHLPPGYAP from the coding sequence GTGACGACCGACGAGGCGAGCACGAGCAGGACGAGCGAGAGCACCACGCACACCCAGGAGCTGGCCGACTTCGACACGCTCACCGAGCGCTACCAGCGCGAGCTGCTGGCCCACTGCTACCGGATGAGCGGGTCGGTGCACGAGGCGGAGGACCTGGTCCAGGAGACGTTCCTGCGCGCCTGGAAGGCGTCCGCGGACTTCCAGGGCCGCTCCTCGGTCCGCACCTGGCTCTACAAGATCGCCACCAACGTGTGCCTCACCAACCTCGAGGGCCGGCCGCGGCGCCCGCTGCCCGCCGGCCTCGGAACGCCGGACCAGCTGGCCGGTGACGCGCTCGAGCGCGACCACGAGGTCGCCTGGCTCGAGCCGGTGCCCGACGCCGCGGTGGTCGTCGCCGAGCGCGACTCGATCCGCCTGGCCTTTGTCGCCGCGCTCCAGCACCTCCCGGCGCGACAGCGCGCGGTGCTGATCATGCGCGACGTGCTGCGCTGGTCGGCCGCGGAGGTGGCCGCGGCGCTCGACACGACGACGGCCGCGGTCAACTCCGCCCTGCAGCGTGCGCACGCCCAGCTCAAGCAGCGCGGGCTCACCGAGGACAGCGTGGAGCCGGCGCTGACCAGCGCCCAGGAGCAGCTGCTGGAGCGCTATGTCGAGGCGTTCTGGCGCAAGGACATCGCCACGATCGTGCAGCTGCTCACCGCCGAGGCGGTGTGGGAGATGCCGCCGTTCACGAGCTGGTACGTCGGCGCCACCAACATCGGCGACCTCATCGACACCCAGTGCCCGGGCGGCACCCACGACATGCCGATGCTCAAGACCTCCGCCAACGGCCAGCCCGCGTTCGGGCTCTACATGCGCGCCCAGGACGGCAGCGGCTTCGTCCCCTTCCACCTGCAGGTCCTCGAGCTGGACGGCGACCGGGTCAAGCACGTCGGCGCGTTCTTCGGCCTGGACTTCACCCGGTTCGGGCTGCCCGCGCACCTGCCTCCCGGCTACGCCCCCTGA
- a CDS encoding TIGR03086 family metal-binding protein, translating to MNALDGAVELLDRSLAYTRVALAAVSDDDLGRPTPCAGWDLDRLLAHMEDALDAFGEGAAGEVRLRGAATAAAPRVRRLQRKACDLLGVWSDDPPPRTRIGSHPVDTSVLALAAALEITVHGWDVARSLGLDHPVPDDLADRLLPVARALVTPADRGRRFAGPRPGAGRAGPAVRLLAFLGRDLTGPVGEDSPITDTGPPVAS from the coding sequence ATGAACGCGCTCGACGGTGCCGTCGAGCTGCTCGACCGGTCCCTCGCCTACACCCGCGTGGCTCTCGCCGCCGTCTCCGACGACGACCTGGGCCGCCCGACACCGTGCGCGGGCTGGGATCTGGACCGACTGCTCGCCCACATGGAGGACGCGCTGGACGCCTTCGGCGAGGGCGCCGCGGGCGAGGTACGACTCAGAGGCGCCGCCACCGCGGCGGCGCCGCGGGTACGCCGCCTGCAGCGCAAGGCGTGCGACCTGCTGGGGGTCTGGAGCGACGACCCGCCCCCACGCACCCGGATCGGCTCGCACCCCGTCGACACCTCGGTGCTCGCCCTCGCCGCCGCGCTCGAGATCACGGTGCACGGCTGGGACGTCGCCCGATCGCTCGGTCTCGACCACCCGGTGCCGGACGACCTGGCGGACCGGCTGCTCCCGGTGGCGCGGGCCCTCGTCACGCCCGCGGACCGCGGCCGGCGCTTCGCCGGGCCGCGCCCGGGCGCCGGGCGGGCGGGTCCGGCGGTGCGGCTGCTCGCCTTCCTGGGCCGGGACCTGACTGGTCCAGTCGGTGAAGATTCGCCCATTACCGACACAGGGCCGCCGGTGGCTTCCTAG